GCCAGGGCCTCCCTTTCGCTCGCCCCTATTCCCGTCAGGTCCCTGTTCGGCTGTGGGGCAAGGCCAACCACGGCTCAAGGCTCACTCGCATCCCCCTTGTCCCGGAGCGCGGCGAGTCGGAGATCAATCCACTATTTTTTCGTGACATTGATAGTAACTTTCAATATCAAGCAGAAGGCACGGCGGTTCGATACGGCTGATTCATAAGTGGAACCGTTAATTGTGAAAAGAATGTCTCCAACAGCCCGGCGCAGATATTCGTTATCAGAATCATGATTTGTGTATTTCAGACGCTACGCATAACCCACTGGTACAGCCATGACCGAAACAATCGAAATACGCCACGCCATCCCCGGCCGTATCCGCTACAGGATCAACGGACTACGACGCAACCAGGACCTGGCCCGGCAAATGACGGACAGCCTGCTCCGGCTCGATTTCATCGAGACGGTCAGGCCGAACCTCAAGTGCGCGAGCCTGGTGGTCTCGTTCACGCCCGACGAAACGCTGCCGCTCCGGATCTTGGACGCCCTCCGCGAAGTCCTGGGGATCACCCCAGCCCTGCGCGAACTGCCTATGGCCGGGGTGCCGGACTGCGCCTCCCCGCTCTGCGAATGCCGGGCCTGCCAGGCTACCCGCACCGGCTGCAATCCGGTCAAGGGAGCGTTCAGACGATTCGCCGTCATCAGCACGGTTATGGGTGTGGTGGGCGTGCGCTCGCTCCTTTTCGGCTTCTCCGTGACCCAGACCGCCTTCAGCCCGCTGGGACTGATCGCGGTGGGATTCTCCCTGCCCCTGTTCAAACAGGCATGGGAGCAGATCCGCTCCAAAAGGTTCACCCTCGAAGCATTCCTGGGCGTGAGCTGCGTGGCCGCCGTGGCTGCGGGCGAGGCCCTGACCGCCTTCGAGGTGCTCTGGATCAACTCCGGAGCCGAACTGATCAAGGCGTGGATCACCGAACGCTCGCGCAAATCCATCAGCCGCATTCTTTCCGTCTCTTCGCACCACACCTTCGTGCTGGTGGACGGCATTGAAGTGGAGAAGGAGGTCTCCGACCTGGTTCCCGGCGACGTGGTCGTCCTGCACACCAGCGAAAAGGTCTGCGTGGACGGCGAGATCGTGGACGGCGGCGCGCTCATGGACGAAGCGCCGATCACCGGGAGGTCCGACTTCGTTGCCCGTCAGGCGGGCGACCGGGTGATGGCCGGAACCTTTGTCCGCCAGGGCGTCATCTACGTAGAGGCCCAGGAAGTCGGCGACCGCACCTATCTCGCCCGGATTCTCAGGATGGTCGAGGATTCACTGGAGAACCGCGCCCCCATCGAGGGCGTGGCCGACCGCCTGGCCGCCAACCTGGTCAAAATCGGTTTCGTCGTCACCGGCGGCACCCTGCTGCTCACCGGCTCGTTGTGGCGGGCGTTTACGGTCATGCTGGTCATGGCCTGCCCCTGCGCCACGGTGCTGGCGGCGTCCACCGCCGTGTCCGCCGCCCTGAACGCGGCAGCCCGTCGAAACATCCTCATCAAGGGCGGCAGGTACCTTGAAGAAATCGGAACCACAGACACCATTTGCTTCGACAAGACCGGCACCCTGACCACCAATGAGCCGGTCCTGGCCCGCATCGTTCCGCTGCCCGACGCCACCGAGGAGTACATCCTGGGCCGGGCCGTGTCCGTGGAGATGCACAACCATCACCCGCTGGCCCAGGCCGTCAAGGCCGAAGCCGACAGGCGGGGGATGGAAGCCGAGGCCCATACGGTCTGCGAATACTTCCTGGGCATGGGCATGCGCGCCGAGGTCGGCGGCAGCGAGATACTGGTCGGCAATTCCAAGCTCATGGAAATGCACGGGGTGAACGTGGAACCCGCCCGCCGCAAGGCGGCCCCCCTGCGCCGCCAGGGCAGGACCGTACTCTTCCTGGCCGAGGACAAGAAAGTGCTCGGTCTGCTGGCCTTCGACAACATGATCCGCCCCGAGGGGCGGGAGGTGGTTCGCCGACTGCGCAGGGGCGGAGCCGACGACATCGTGCTCATCACCGGCGACGAACCGAACACCGCGGCCGACCTGGCCCGTCGGCTGGGCATCGCCACGGTCCACGCCTCGGTCATGCCGGAAGACAAGGCCGATATCGTGGACACGCTGCAACGCGACGGCGCTTCGGTCATGATGGTCGGCGACGGGGTCAACGACGCCCTGGCCCTGGCCCATGCCGACGTGGGCGTAGCCATGGGCGCGGGCGGCAGCGAAGTGGCCATCGAGGCCGCCGACATCGCCCTGGTCGACGACGACCTCGGCGGACTGGTCTATGTCCAGTCGCTGAGCCGGGCCACGCTCAAAGTGGTCAACCAGAATTTCTGGATAGCCACCGGTTCCAACCTGTTCGGCGTGGCCCTTGGAGCCACGGGTCTGCTTTCCCCGGTCATGGCGGGCCTGCTGCACATCGTCCACTCCCTCGGGGTGCTGGCGAACTCGGCCCGACTGATGCGCTACGAGCCCCCCGCCATCGAGACGGCCCCCCTGAACGACAGCCCGCACGCATAGGACCCGACCATGGATTTCAACACCCTCATGGGACTGCGCCGCTACCTGAGCATTCAACACCACGTTCCCGGCCGCATCCGCATCAAATTCTCCCTCAAGCTTCTGGCCGACCCGCGCGCCCAGGCGCTCAAAGAGGAAAAGGAAGGCCGTACGCAGCCTTCATGGATTCGCCAGACCAAGGTCAACATGTTCACGCGCAACGTCATCATCGAATACGACCCGCAAGTGGTCCAACCGGAAAAACTGCATGAGGCTCTGATCACGAAGGACGAGGCGCGGTTCAGCGAACTGGCCGCCGAGTTCAAGGCGATCCTGGAATCATGACACCAAATAGAGGAGAAAACCGCATGGATTACATGAATCTTCCCCAAGGAACTCCCCAGTTCGAACAGAACCAGGGCAATCCCGGCCAGCAGTCCCAACCACAGCCGGACGGCTACTACCAATTCCAGCCGGGACTCGGCTTCGTCCAGGTGCAGGTCCCGCAGGGCGACCCGGGCCAGCCCGTGGGTGGCCAGACGCAACAACCTCTGGGCGAAGCCGCTCAGCAGGCGGCGTATCAGGCGGCACAGGCGCAACAGGCGGCACAGGCAGAGCAGGCAGGCATGTTCGGACAGGGAACGCCGGAAGGCGCGCAACCCAAGTTCGACCAGCAGCGGCTCGGCAAGATGTATTCCACCGTCAGCGACGTCATGAACGGCGAAGCCGATCCCTCCTCGCTCATCGGCCTTTTCGCCGAGAACAGCGGTGATTTCTGGAAGGGGGCGTTGGTGGGCGCAGCGGCTGCGGTCCTGCTCAACAACGACGCGGTCAAGGGCGCGCTCGGCGGGCTCGTCGGCTCGGTGGGCGCCATGTTCGGCGACAAGGATCCGGATGGAGAACAAGTCACGGTGGGCGGCGAGTAGCCCCGGAGAACAAGGAAGGACAAACACATGACCAACAAAATCAACACGAAAACCAAATACGTACCCGTCCTCGGCACGGCGATGGGCGCGGCCTTGTTCGGCGCCGTTATCGGCGGTACCGCCGCAGCGGCCAAGGGTATGCGCGAAGTCAAGGCGGGCCGGGCCACCGGTCAGGAAGTGGGCGCGAGCATCGCCCGTGAAGCCGGTTCCACGGCCGTCGCCGTGGGCGCGGCCACCGCCGTGGTCGGCGCGCTCAGCCTCGGCCCGTTCCTGTCCACCCTGGGCATCGCGGCCCTGGCAACCGGAAGCAAGTACGCCATGGACTCCCTGCTTCAGGGGAAGAAGCCTGAACCGGCGTTGGCCGGTCCGGCTCAGAGCCAGACCGCTGCATCCGCTGTCAAGGCGGACACCGGGAAAAAAGCCGCGGCTAGGAAAACCGCCGCAAAGAAGTCTCCCGCGAAAAAGGCCGCCACCAAGAAGGCCGCCCCCAAAAAGACCACTTCGTCCAAGACGGCCAAGGCCAAGACAGGGAAATCCACGCCAAAAACCGAAACCGACAAGGCATAACCCCCTCGAAAGGAGCAGACCATGAGCGATTACTACGTGAACCAACCGCAGCCCGGCGCATCCTCCCAGGAGGGAGCCTACATGAAAAATCCGCAGCAGCCGTCCTACTATTACCAGGACGCCAATCAATACGGCGCCGCCAATGCCCAGGCCGCAGGCATGAACCCCGTTACGGCACCTTCAACCAGCCAGACCGGCGCGATGACCTCCTGGTTCAATTTCACTTCGTCGGACTACCTCAAGGGCCTGGCCCTGGGCGCGGGCGTGGCCCTGGTGGCCACCAATCCCACGGTCCAGAAGGCTGTGGTTTCGGGTGCCGTCAAGGTGTGGGCCGCCCTGCAGGGCGGCGTCGAGGAACTCAAGGAACAGGTCCAGGACGCCAAGGCGGAACTGAGCCAACAGGACTAGCGCCATGGCCGACACCAACACCGCAAAGCCCCCTTTGCTGCCAGCCATGGACACCCGGACCCAGCGGACAGTCGCCAAGGCGGCCATGGCCGCATCCCTGGGCGTCCTGGTGGCCACCGGGTTGATGGAAACCAACCACACCCCGACCCTGAAGAAGGTCCACATGTGGTCCGGGTTCGCCCTGGTCGGGTTTTCCTATTGGCACTACTCGCTGTACAACAAGA
This Desulfovibrio sp. Huiquan2017 DNA region includes the following protein-coding sequences:
- a CDS encoding cation-translocating P-type ATPase; this encodes MTETIEIRHAIPGRIRYRINGLRRNQDLARQMTDSLLRLDFIETVRPNLKCASLVVSFTPDETLPLRILDALREVLGITPALRELPMAGVPDCASPLCECRACQATRTGCNPVKGAFRRFAVISTVMGVVGVRSLLFGFSVTQTAFSPLGLIAVGFSLPLFKQAWEQIRSKRFTLEAFLGVSCVAAVAAGEALTAFEVLWINSGAELIKAWITERSRKSISRILSVSSHHTFVLVDGIEVEKEVSDLVPGDVVVLHTSEKVCVDGEIVDGGALMDEAPITGRSDFVARQAGDRVMAGTFVRQGVIYVEAQEVGDRTYLARILRMVEDSLENRAPIEGVADRLAANLVKIGFVVTGGTLLLTGSLWRAFTVMLVMACPCATVLAASTAVSAALNAAARRNILIKGGRYLEEIGTTDTICFDKTGTLTTNEPVLARIVPLPDATEEYILGRAVSVEMHNHHPLAQAVKAEADRRGMEAEAHTVCEYFLGMGMRAEVGGSEILVGNSKLMEMHGVNVEPARRKAAPLRRQGRTVLFLAEDKKVLGLLAFDNMIRPEGREVVRRLRRGGADDIVLITGDEPNTAADLARRLGIATVHASVMPEDKADIVDTLQRDGASVMMVGDGVNDALALAHADVGVAMGAGGSEVAIEAADIALVDDDLGGLVYVQSLSRATLKVVNQNFWIATGSNLFGVALGATGLLSPVMAGLLHIVHSLGVLANSARLMRYEPPAIETAPLNDSPHA
- a CDS encoding magnetosome protein MamC; this encodes MTNKINTKTKYVPVLGTAMGAALFGAVIGGTAAAAKGMREVKAGRATGQEVGASIAREAGSTAVAVGAATAVVGALSLGPFLSTLGIAALATGSKYAMDSLLQGKKPEPALAGPAQSQTAASAVKADTGKKAAARKTAAKKSPAKKAATKKAAPKKTTSSKTAKAKTGKSTPKTETDKA
- a CDS encoding YtxH domain-containing protein; protein product: MSDYYVNQPQPGASSQEGAYMKNPQQPSYYYQDANQYGAANAQAAGMNPVTAPSTSQTGAMTSWFNFTSSDYLKGLALGAGVALVATNPTVQKAVVSGAVKVWAALQGGVEELKEQVQDAKAELSQQD